The following are encoded in a window of Amycolatopsis lexingtonensis genomic DNA:
- a CDS encoding CocE/NonD family hydrolase yields MKPISLLVERLLKLPAPATRDVVVQRDLRVPMPDGAELLADRWAPRTGTGLPTALLRTPYGRRGVFGSLLARPLAERGFQVLVQSTRGGFGSGGVFDPLRQEREDGLATLDWVIAQPWFGDALVLTGASYLGYVQWAVADRLPPQVKAMIPHVTESGLTLEFLREDGFSLETPFGWGVQVAVQERRFALLRQRAQTKKLERALTTLPLAQADVVAIGHRSDYIQDILTRPEHDPHWAAADHRSRVAGVTVPVSSVGGWYDIFLPGQLRDFRTLQDAGRRPRLTVGPWTHAGRDDLLSGAGLALRETLEFGLAHARGEEPPERAPVRLYVMGEEAWRDFASWPPEGYAPQRFHLQPGGTLSTGEPVGSAPDRYRYDPADPTPAAGGVRMAPDAGRVDNAALEARADVLTYTTAVLGEDVEIVGEVSAEIRFRSSLRFADVFVRLCDVDPEGRSTNVCDGLASLTNADELATVRVTLWPTAHRFRRGHRIRVQVSSGAFPRYARNPGTGEPHATAVTLRAADQEVHPGSAVVLPVRA; encoded by the coding sequence GTGAAGCCGATCAGCCTGCTCGTCGAACGCCTGCTGAAGCTGCCCGCCCCGGCGACCCGGGATGTCGTCGTCCAGCGGGACCTGCGCGTCCCGATGCCCGACGGCGCCGAGCTGCTCGCCGACCGGTGGGCACCGCGCACGGGCACCGGGCTGCCGACCGCGTTGCTGCGCACGCCGTACGGACGGCGGGGCGTGTTCGGCTCGCTTCTGGCCCGGCCGCTGGCGGAACGCGGCTTCCAGGTGCTCGTGCAGAGCACCCGCGGCGGCTTCGGGTCCGGCGGCGTCTTCGACCCGCTGCGCCAGGAACGCGAAGACGGCCTGGCGACGCTGGACTGGGTGATCGCGCAGCCGTGGTTCGGCGACGCCCTCGTGCTCACCGGCGCCAGCTACCTGGGGTACGTGCAGTGGGCCGTCGCCGATCGCCTGCCACCGCAGGTGAAGGCGATGATCCCGCACGTCACCGAATCCGGGCTGACGCTGGAATTCCTGCGCGAAGACGGCTTTTCGCTGGAGACGCCGTTCGGCTGGGGCGTCCAGGTCGCGGTCCAGGAGCGCCGTTTCGCGCTGCTGCGGCAGCGCGCCCAGACCAAGAAGCTCGAGCGGGCGCTGACCACGCTCCCGCTCGCGCAGGCCGACGTCGTCGCCATCGGCCACCGCTCCGACTACATCCAGGACATCCTCACCCGCCCGGAGCACGACCCGCACTGGGCCGCGGCCGACCACCGGTCCCGCGTCGCCGGCGTCACCGTGCCGGTCAGCTCGGTCGGCGGCTGGTACGACATCTTCCTGCCGGGCCAGCTCCGCGACTTCCGGACCCTGCAGGACGCGGGACGTCGGCCGCGGCTCACCGTCGGGCCGTGGACCCACGCCGGCCGCGACGACCTGCTCAGCGGCGCGGGCCTCGCCCTGCGGGAAACCCTCGAGTTCGGGCTCGCGCACGCCCGCGGCGAGGAACCGCCGGAGCGGGCGCCGGTCCGGCTGTACGTCATGGGCGAGGAAGCCTGGCGCGACTTCGCGTCGTGGCCGCCGGAAGGCTATGCGCCGCAACGCTTCCACCTCCAGCCCGGTGGCACGCTGTCGACCGGGGAGCCGGTCGGGTCCGCGCCGGACCGCTACCGCTACGACCCGGCGGACCCGACGCCGGCGGCCGGTGGCGTGCGCATGGCCCCCGACGCGGGCCGGGTCGACAACGCGGCGCTGGAAGCCCGCGCCGACGTCCTCACCTACACCACGGCCGTGCTCGGCGAAGACGTGGAAATCGTCGGCGAGGTGAGCGCGGAGATCCGGTTCCGCTCCAGCCTGCGGTTCGCCGACGTCTTCGTCCGGCTTTGCGACGTCGACCCGGAGGGCCGCTCGACGAATGTCTGCGACGGCCTCGCCAGCTTGACGAACGCGGACGAACTCGCCACCGTCCGGGTCACGCTGTGGCCGACCGCGCACCGGTTCCGGCGCGGGCACCGCATCCGCGTCCAGGTCTCCAGCGGCGCTTTCCCGCGCTACGCCAGGAATCCGGGTACCGGCGAGCCGCACGCCACCGCGGTCACCCTGCGCGCCGCCGACCAAGAGGTCCATCCCGGGTCGGCGGTGGTCCTGCCCGTCCGCGCGTAG
- a CDS encoding TetR/AcrR family transcriptional regulator, which produces MSADWTTEAPAKDRRVRRSRTALMRAAVDLVSERGTAAVPVSDIADAADVSRQVLYQQFGDRDALVLEAALDLVRRELLDGPPEADERAALLALAGHFAAHRRFYRALLTGPAAFALNKALTSVFLPLNRQHIGRVLGDRLDAQGVEDLAVFLTGGAAAVVNTWVVEGPEPLDAAGFTDRLERVRAVVTELLTKESR; this is translated from the coding sequence ATGTCAGCCGACTGGACAACGGAAGCGCCCGCCAAGGACCGGCGGGTGCGCCGGTCGCGGACCGCGCTGATGCGGGCCGCCGTCGACCTCGTCAGCGAGCGGGGGACGGCCGCCGTGCCGGTGTCCGACATCGCCGACGCCGCCGACGTCAGCCGCCAGGTGCTCTACCAGCAGTTCGGCGACCGGGACGCGCTCGTCCTCGAAGCCGCGCTCGACCTCGTGCGGCGCGAACTCCTGGACGGCCCGCCCGAAGCCGACGAACGCGCGGCCCTGCTCGCCCTCGCCGGGCACTTCGCCGCGCACCGGCGGTTCTACCGGGCCCTGCTCACCGGCCCCGCCGCGTTCGCCCTCAACAAAGCGCTGACCAGCGTGTTCCTGCCGCTCAACCGGCAGCACATCGGCCGGGTGCTCGGCGACCGGCTCGACGCGCAGGGCGTCGAAGACCTGGCCGTCTTCCTGACCGGCGGCGCCGCCGCCGTCGTCAACACCTGGGTCGTCGAGGGGCCGGAGCCGCTCGACGCCGCCGGGTTCACCGACCGCCTGGAGCGGGTGCGCGCGGTCGTGACAGAGCTGCTCACGAAGGAGTCCCGGTGA
- a CDS encoding zinc-dependent alcohol dehydrogenase, producing the protein MSSIMRAFVLTGPREYGVQEVPAPVAVPGEVVVDVERAGVCGTDVEFFTGEMPYLHDGHAAYPMRLGHEWAGTVSAVGDGVDPAWLGRRVMGDTMLGDRTCRRCRKGHQHTCDQREEVGIRGGRPGALAEKLAVPAWSLHALPETVDAVLGALVEPGGNALRAARASGAGPGDRALVLGPGTIGLLTAMFLRAAGAEVHLMGVADLDFARSLGFAGVWTRDTLPDLPFDAVVDATGAAGAPALAVDLVEPAGRVVCIGLSGDPSRVDTRALVFKDVTAVGVLSASPGLAEAIEAYASGAVDPRPLVGATVGLDGVGAVLAGERPGGAGPKVHIDPRR; encoded by the coding sequence ATGTCTTCGATCATGCGGGCGTTCGTGCTCACCGGGCCGCGGGAGTACGGCGTGCAGGAGGTGCCCGCGCCGGTGGCGGTGCCGGGTGAGGTCGTCGTCGACGTCGAACGGGCCGGCGTGTGCGGCACCGACGTCGAGTTCTTCACCGGCGAGATGCCCTACCTGCACGACGGTCACGCGGCCTACCCGATGCGGCTCGGGCACGAGTGGGCGGGCACGGTCTCGGCGGTCGGGGACGGCGTCGACCCCGCGTGGCTCGGCCGCCGGGTCATGGGCGACACGATGCTCGGCGACCGGACGTGCCGCCGCTGCCGGAAAGGCCACCAGCACACGTGCGACCAGCGCGAGGAGGTCGGCATCCGCGGCGGCCGGCCCGGGGCGCTCGCGGAGAAGCTCGCCGTCCCGGCGTGGTCCCTGCACGCGTTGCCCGAGACGGTCGACGCCGTCCTCGGCGCCCTGGTCGAACCGGGCGGCAACGCCCTGCGCGCGGCGCGGGCTTCCGGCGCCGGGCCGGGGGACCGGGCGCTCGTGCTCGGGCCGGGGACGATCGGGCTGCTGACGGCGATGTTCCTGCGGGCCGCGGGTGCCGAGGTGCACCTGATGGGCGTGGCCGACCTGGACTTCGCCCGGAGCCTGGGGTTCGCCGGCGTCTGGACCCGCGACACGCTGCCGGACCTGCCCTTCGACGCGGTCGTCGACGCCACCGGTGCGGCCGGGGCGCCCGCGCTCGCCGTGGACCTCGTGGAGCCCGCCGGGCGGGTGGTCTGCATCGGGCTGTCGGGCGACCCCAGCCGGGTGGACACGCGTGCGCTGGTGTTCAAGGACGTGACGGCCGTCGGCGTGCTCTCGGCGTCCCCGGGCCTGGCCGAGGCGATCGAGGCGTACGCGAGCGGCGCGGTCGACCCGCGGCCGCTGGTGGGGGCGACCGTCGGCCTCGACGGGGTGGGTGCGGTGCTGGCGGGGGAGCGGCCCGGCGGCGCCGGCCCGAAGGTGCACATCGACCCGCGGCGCTAG
- a CDS encoding adenylate/guanylate cyclase domain-containing protein has protein sequence MKPLPYGSGLLGPLDQNVPALRRRVQRLLTAALIATNVIGALVVVGLAALLMPAPGMSGDLVRVTAIAVPVYVVSAVVVGTLWGTGGALRTLRWAAEGRRPTDAERTASLRVPLRLTVVQAVLWGLATLVFGGLAALVQPAVVLTELLVVAFAAVVVCAIAYLFGEFALRPYAALALAGTTPPRPVTGGVNLRMLLFWCLGTGVPVAGLVVTAVLAWVRGDVSTTKLAVSVIALGLVVLCFGLLVTVFTARAVVNPITSVQNALGRVRAGDFAVEIPVYDGSELGLLQAGFNGMAAGLAERERLRDLFGRHVGHEVAVAAMRTATELGGTVRTVSVLFVDLVGSTALAASRPPEEVVDLLNRFFTVVVDEVDRHHGLLNKFVGDAALAVFGAPAPLGDHATCALAAGRAIARRLAAEVPDGPAGIGVATGDAVAGNVGDPRRFEYTVIGDPVNEAARLTELAKNAPARLLASWTAVESATETEAAQWVVKEEVVLRGRSRPTTLASPRS, from the coding sequence GTGAAACCGCTGCCGTACGGCTCGGGGCTGCTCGGCCCGCTCGACCAGAACGTCCCCGCGCTGCGACGGCGGGTCCAGCGGCTGCTCACGGCCGCGTTGATCGCCACCAACGTCATCGGCGCGCTGGTCGTGGTCGGACTGGCGGCGCTGCTCATGCCGGCGCCCGGGATGTCCGGCGACCTCGTCCGGGTGACGGCGATCGCGGTACCCGTGTACGTCGTTTCGGCGGTCGTCGTCGGCACGCTGTGGGGCACCGGCGGCGCGCTGCGGACGCTGCGCTGGGCGGCCGAGGGACGCCGGCCCACCGACGCCGAACGCACCGCGAGCCTGCGCGTCCCGCTGCGGCTCACCGTGGTCCAGGCCGTGCTGTGGGGTCTCGCGACGCTGGTCTTCGGCGGCCTCGCGGCGCTCGTGCAGCCGGCCGTCGTGCTGACCGAGCTGCTGGTCGTGGCGTTCGCCGCCGTCGTCGTCTGCGCGATCGCCTACCTGTTCGGCGAATTCGCGCTGCGGCCGTACGCGGCGCTGGCGCTGGCGGGCACGACGCCGCCGCGCCCGGTCACCGGCGGCGTCAACCTGCGGATGCTGCTGTTCTGGTGCCTGGGCACCGGGGTGCCGGTGGCCGGGCTGGTGGTCACCGCGGTGCTGGCGTGGGTCCGCGGCGACGTGTCGACCACGAAGCTCGCGGTGTCGGTGATCGCCCTCGGCCTGGTCGTGCTGTGCTTCGGCCTGCTGGTCACGGTGTTCACCGCCCGCGCGGTGGTCAACCCGATCACCTCCGTCCAGAACGCGCTGGGCCGCGTCCGGGCGGGCGACTTCGCCGTGGAGATCCCGGTCTACGACGGCAGCGAGCTCGGCCTGCTGCAGGCGGGGTTCAACGGGATGGCGGCCGGGCTGGCCGAGCGCGAGCGGCTGCGCGACCTGTTCGGCAGGCACGTCGGGCACGAGGTCGCGGTCGCGGCCATGCGGACGGCCACCGAGCTGGGCGGCACGGTCCGGACGGTGTCGGTGCTGTTCGTCGACCTCGTCGGGTCGACGGCGCTGGCCGCGAGCCGCCCGCCGGAGGAGGTCGTCGACCTGCTCAACCGGTTCTTCACCGTGGTCGTCGACGAGGTCGACCGGCACCACGGCCTGCTCAACAAGTTCGTCGGCGACGCCGCGCTGGCGGTCTTCGGCGCCCCCGCCCCGCTCGGCGACCACGCGACGTGCGCGCTGGCCGCCGGCCGCGCGATCGCCCGCCGCCTGGCCGCGGAGGTCCCGGACGGCCCGGCCGGCATCGGCGTGGCGACCGGCGACGCGGTCGCGGGCAACGTCGGCGACCCGCGCCGCTTCGAGTACACGGTGATCGGCGACCCGGTCAACGAAGCCGCCCGGCTGACGGAGCTGGCGAAGAACGCCCCCGCCCGCCTCCTCGCCTCCTGGACGGCGGTCGAGTCCGCCACGGAAACCGAGGCGGCCCAGTGGGTGGTGAAGGAGGAAGTGGTGCTGCGCGGCCGCTCCCGGCCCACGACCCTCGCGTCGCCGAGGAGCTAG